One Microplitis mediator isolate UGA2020A chromosome 3, iyMicMedi2.1, whole genome shotgun sequence DNA segment encodes these proteins:
- the LOC130665085 gene encoding uncharacterized protein LOC130665085, producing the protein MLFIRELLIVIVTIGGSVRNLNASNGKFENSANGTKCAEKGKICSDDNQCCSKFCEMINGTQICGSSLDLIIELSKPREIKNVAPIEDCTPNNELALNCTDCCSQYCHYLSVRNFTLTFCHTHPYAQEGTQSYKRTDDPESFWGRS; encoded by the exons ATGTTGTTTATTCgagaattattaattgtaattgttacaatAGGAGGATCTGTACGGAATTTAAATGCAAGcaat ggtaaatttgaaaactcaGCCAATGGAACTAAGTGTGCGGAGAAAGGAAAAATt tgtagtgaCGATAATCAATGCTGTTCAAAATTCTGTGAGATGATCAACGGAACTCAAATTTGCGGATCATCTTTGGATTTAATTATCGAACTAAGCAAACCTAGAGAGATTAAAAACGTCGCACCAATTGAAGATTGTACACCGAATAATGAATTA gCTCTAAATTGCACGGACTGTTGCTCACAATATTGCCACTATTTAAGTGTAAGAAACTTCACCCTGACATTTTGCCACACTCATCCATACGCTCAAGAAGGGACGCAATCTTACAAAAGAACTGATGATCCTGAGAGTTTTTGGGGCCGTTCATAA
- the LOC130665076 gene encoding protein ERGIC-53: MKMAAEVRWSVLFYLLIIINYVNADDVHRKFEYKYSFKPPYLAQKDGTVPFWNYGGNVIASSDKVRLAPSLRSQKGAIWTKQPSDFEWWEVDLKFNINGRGRIGADGLAFWYTTQTGNYDGPVFGSSDMWNGLGVFFDSFDNDNKHNNPYIMAIVNDGTKVFDHANDGTTQMAAGCLRDFRNKLFPTQARIEYYKNTLTLMFHNGMTSSPDEFELCFRVENIFLPKNGYFGVSAATGGLADDHDVMHFLTTSLSPPGQIQLDQSRTVTSEEQAKISQEYQDYQKKLDQQKEDYRKEHPDEPRRDKEDFDDWFESDSQRELRQIFTGQSQMFEVLRDLHKKLDETIGKQERTLSLISQLQVGGVQTAGGAGQPVQLIDTIRRQEVDAVLSNQNIIMNTAREIKQFVGEVSSKAETILSNQARAPTAQVQPIGYDYQSLISEMRDGLNQVKRDVAQTYNRLNAAPAASCPTGNCLTTTMFIIFVIIQLFILIGYNMYRDSKEAQAKKFY, from the exons atGAAGATGGCTGCAGAGGTGAGGTGGTcagtgttattttatttattaattattataaattatgtaaatgCGGATGATGTgcatagaaaatttgaatataaatattcctTCAAACCGCCTTATTTAGCGCAAAAAGATGGGACTGTACCATTCTGGAATTACGGAGGAA atgttaTCGCTAGCTCGGATAAAGTTAGGCTAGCTCCATCATTACGAAGTCAAAAag gGGCAATATGGACAAAACAACCATCAGATTTTGAATGGTGGGAAGtggatttaaaattcaacatAAATGGACGTGGTAGAATCGGAGCTGATGGTCTGGCATTTTGGTACACAACCCAAACTGGAAATTACGATGGCCCAGTATTTGGAAGCTCTGATATGTGGAATGGTCTCGGTGTATTTTTCGATTCATTTGATAACGATAATAAACATAACAACCCATACATCATGGCGATTGTTAATGACGGAACTAAAGTTTTCGATCATGCCAA tgACGGAACAACTCAGATGGCTGCTGGTTGCTTGAGAGATTTCCGTAATAAATTATTCCCAACCCAGGCTAGAATTGAATACTACAAAAATACATTGACG CTGATGTTCCACAATGGAATGACCAGCAGCCCAGACGAATTCGAACTCTGTTTCCgcgttgaaaatattttcctgCCGAAAAACGGTTACTTCGGAGTATCAGCAGCCACTGGAGGACTGGCTGATGATCACGACGTGATGCATTTCTTGACCACATCCCTGTCCCCACCTGGACAGATACAACTCGACCAAAGTAGAACAGTAACCTCTGAGGAACAGGCGAAAATAAGCCAAGAATATCAggattatcagaaaaaattggACCAACAGAAAGAGGACTATCGCAA agagCATCCAGATGAGCCTCGTCGTGATAAGGAAGACTTTGATGACTGGTTTGAATCCGACAGCCAGCGAGAATTGAGACAAATTTTCACGGGTCAAAGTCAGATGTTTGAAGTCCTCCGGGACTTGCATAAAAAATTGGATGAAACGATCGGCAAACAAGAGCGTACACTTTCATTGATATCGCAACTACAAGTAGGCGGTGTCCAAACAGCCGGTGGTGCAGGACAACCAGTCCAACTTATTGACACAATCCGCCGACAAGAGGTCGACGCAGTCCTCAGTAATCAGAACATTATAATGAACACCGCTCGGGAAATCAAACAATTCGTTGGAGAAGTCAGTTCTAAAGCAGAAACAATTCTATCGAACCAAGCACGCGCACCTACAGCACAGGTCCAGCCTATTGGGTACGATTACCAATCCCTGATATCGGAAATGCGGGATGGACTGAACCAAGTTAAGCGAGACGTAGCGCAAACTTACAACAGATTAAATGCGGCACCGGCTGCCTCATGTCCCACCGGAAATTGTCTTACGACAAcgatgtttattatttttgttataatacAATTGTTTATTCTTATTGGGTACAACATGTACAGAGATAGCAAAGAAGCGCAAgctaaaaaattctattaa